From uncultured Desulfobacter sp.:
TGCTCCGGCGTGGAAGCGACCCGCGGAAAGAAAGATGCGGCAAAGCTAAGGTCACTTATGACAACCATTCGCGGTAAGCATTCAAACTAGGAGAATTCATTCGTGAAAGCAGCAGTTGTTTATGGAAAAAATGATATTCGCATTGAAGAATATCCGACACCAACGGCAAATGCCGGAGAAATTATTGTAAAAATAAAAGTATCAGGCATTTGTGCCACCGACATTAAGACCTTGCTGGGTCAAGGGCTTCCCAAGGACTTGCCCACCATTTTGGGGCATGAGGTGGTGGGGGAGGTCTTTGAAATAGGGGAGGGCGTTACGGCGTATCAACCCGGTGACCGGGTGGCGGTTTATCCCATTGCAGTTTGCGGAGATTGTTATTACTGCCGCCAGGGTCGGCATAATTTATGTGAGCACGAGTTTGGGTTGGCCCATGGTATTGAAGGTGGTTTTGCCGAATACGTGCGCCTTCCTAAAGAGATTGTGAACATTGGCGGAGTTCTAAAAATTCCGGATGAGGTGCCGTTTGATAAAGCTGTTTTATCAGAACCGTTATCATGCGCCATGGCATCCCTGTCGACCTGCAAGGTCGGACCTGGCCACGTTGTTTTGATTCTGGGCGCTGGCCCCATGGGGCTTATGCATCTGAAACTGGCCAAGTGGATGGGTGCTGTTGTTATTGTTGTTGATTTATTGGACGATCGGTTGGCGATTGCTAAAGATATGGGTGCAGACCATTGTATCAATCCAACGACAGTAAATCATATTGAGGAAGTAAAAAAACTAACCGACAACCATGGTGCTCAAGCTGTTATCGCATCCTTGGGCATACCATCGGTGATTGAGGAAAATTTACAGCTTACCAGAAAGGGCGGCACCTTTAATATCTTTGGTGGGCCACCGGCAGGCCATCAAATATCTGTGGATCCAAGATGGCTTCACTACTGCGAGATAACTCTAACGGGGACCTTTGCGGCATCACCCAAAGATTTTGAAAAGAGCCTTGAACTTATCATCAACAATGAAATCACCGTCGATGACCTCGTTACAGACCGGTTCACCCTTGAT
This genomic window contains:
- a CDS encoding zinc-dependent dehydrogenase, with translation MKAAVVYGKNDIRIEEYPTPTANAGEIIVKIKVSGICATDIKTLLGQGLPKDLPTILGHEVVGEVFEIGEGVTAYQPGDRVAVYPIAVCGDCYYCRQGRHNLCEHEFGLAHGIEGGFAEYVRLPKEIVNIGGVLKIPDEVPFDKAVLSEPLSCAMASLSTCKVGPGHVVLILGAGPMGLMHLKLAKWMGAVVIVVDLLDDRLAIAKDMGADHCINPTTVNHIEEVKKLTDNHGAQAVIASLGIPSVIEENLQLTRKGGTFNIFGGPPAGHQISVDPRWLHYCEITLTGTFAASPKDFEKSLELIINNEITVDDLVTDRFTLDTFLEAVERAKNQQMIRGIVEF